From a single Lolium rigidum isolate FL_2022 chromosome 7, APGP_CSIRO_Lrig_0.1, whole genome shotgun sequence genomic region:
- the LOC124676451 gene encoding anthocyanin regulatory R-S protein-like, translated as MALSAPLNQEEPTLPSPGKRFSNQLAAAVRSINWTYAIFWSVSTSRPGALTWKDGFYNGEIKTRKITKSTDLTADQLVLERSEKLRELYESLLSGECDHRAKRPAASLSPEDLGDAEWYYTVCMTYAFRPGQGLPGKSFASNEPIWLCNAHFADTKIFQRALLAKTVSIQTVACIPFMGGVLELGTAHQVSKDTDMVNRIRTSFWELQFPTCSGVEEPSSSPSENETGDADFVFEDLDHNAAEATATISGKIECLSDGNLERITNEIDEFYGLCEELDVRALEDNWIMDGSFEGMSSPDAGGITDDVATLTSSVESSRPSCFTAWKTSPQDVAASAAGESQKLLKKAVAGGAWTRAQGSNVKGHVMSERRRREKLNEMFLILKSLVPSIHKVDKASILAETIAYLKELEQRVEELESSRAPPRPIAEAAGRRRHDVAGKKASVGSKRKALDLSDGNHERQHLSKDDAPNNVVNVTVMDKEVLLEVQCPWKELLMTRVFDALKTLGLDVLSVQSSTPDGLLALKIRAQHAGSAAMAPGMVSEELQKAIGKR; from the exons ATGGCACTATCAGCTCCTCTGAACCAGGAAGAGCCCACTCTGCCATCGCCGGGGAAGCGATTCAGCAACCAGCTCGCTGCTGCCGTGAGGAGCATCAACTGGACTTACGCCATATTCTGGTCCGTGTCTACCAGCCGCCCAGG AGCTTTGACGTGGAAGGACGGGTTCTACAACGGCGAGATAAAGACGAGGAAGATCACCAAATCGACGGACCTTACCGCCGACCAGCTCGTCCTGGAGAGGAGCGAGAAGCTGAGGGAGCTCTACGAGTCGCTACTCTCCGGCGAGTGCGACCACCGGGCGAAACGTCCCGCCGCCTCGCTTTCGCCGGAGGATCTCGGCGACGCCGAGTGGTACTACACGGTCTGCATGACCTACGCCTTCCGGCCTGGCCAAGG GTTGCCTGGCAAAAGCTTCGCGAGCAATGAACCTATTTGGCTCTGCAACGCTCACTTCGCGGACACCAAAATCTTCCAACGCGCGCTCTTAGCAAAG ACTGTGTCTATTCAG ACAGTTGCTTGCATCCCATTCATGGGCGGTGTGCTTGAGCTAGGGACGGCTCATCAG GTTTCGAAGGACACGGACATGGTGAACCGGATCCGCACGTCTTTCTGGGAGCTACAGTTTCCGACATGCTCGGGGGTGGAGGAGCCGAGCTCCAGCCCATCAGAAAACGAAACCGGGGACGCCGACTTCGTGTTCGAGGACCTCGATCACAACGCCGCCGAGGCGACGGCGACGATCTCCGGGAAGATCGAGTGCCTGTCCGACGGCAACCTCGAGCGGATCACGAACGAGATCGACGAGTTCTACGGCCTGTGCGAGGAGCTGGACGTGCGCGCTCTGGAGGATAACTGGATCATGGACGGGTCCTTCGAGGGGATGTCTTCGCCGGACGCAGGCGGGATCACCGATGATGTTGCCACGTTAACTAGCTCCGTCGAATCCTCTCGCCCGTCGTGCTTTACGGCCTGGAAGACGTCGCCGCAAGACGTGGCTGCCTCGGCGGCCGGGGAGTCTCAGAAGTTGCTGAAGAAAGCCGTGGCCGGTGGTGCGTGGACGAGAGCTCAGGGAAGTAACGTCAAGGGTCATGTCATGTCGGAGAGAAGGCGCCGGGAGAAGCTCAACGAGATGTTCCTCATTCTCAAGTCATTGGTCCCGTCAATTCACAAG GTGGACAAAGCATCCATCCTAGCAGAGACGATAGCCTATCTCAAGGAGCTGGAGCAAAGGGTAGAAGAGCTTGAATCCAGCAGGGCACCGCCACGGCCGATCGCTGAAGCAGCAGGCCGGAGGCGCCATGACGTCGCCGGAAAGAAGGCCTCGGTCGGATCCAAGAGGAAGGCGTTGGACCTCAGTGATGGCAACCATGAGAGGCAGCACCTCTCCAAGGACGATGCTCCGAACAACGTCGTGAACGTCACCGTCATGGACAAGGAGGTGCTCCTGGAGGTGCAGTGCCCGTGGAAAGAGCTGCTGATGACACGAGTATTCGACGCCTTGAAGACCCTCGGCCTGGACGTGCTCTCCGTCCAGTCGTCGACGCCGGACGGCCTTCTTGCTCTTAAGATACGGGCTCAG CACGCCGGTTCTGCCGCCATGGCACCTGGGATGGTCAGCGAAGAGCTTCAGAAAGCTATAGGCAAGCGCTGA